In Chryseobacterium sp. C-71, the genomic window ACAAAGGCAAAATAGCTCCCACTGGTGGAATTCCCGCTTCTCCAAACATATCGATTGGCAACTGAGCAATCGCATCTTCTTGCTTTTCACCATAAGCTTCTTCCGGCTGAATCACAAAAGCAGCAGTATCACCAGCTTTCAAACCGTGGATATTTTGTTCAAATTTAGGAATCATCATTCCCAAACCATATAAAAATGTAAGCGGATTTTCTGCAGTTGTTTCTTCTACAAGGATTTTGCTTCCATCCTCTTCGATAGTGTGAAGAATATACTTTACAGCTACCACATGATTGTTATCAATAGTCATATTTCTTTTTTTGCGTGATTTTTTTTCACGATTAAACGGCACAAAGATAAGGTTTTTGAAATGATTCAAAAGATCATCATCTTCAACCCATTATTTAATATGTCATAAATATCAAGCTGAAGCGATCCGAAGTCTATTCTTCTTTATTTCTCGCCTGTTTTTTCTTCTGCCTCAAAACATACAAATACAAACTCTCCACTTTTGTCCTCGCCCAATCTGTTTTTCGTAAAAACTTCAGAGAAGAATTGATGCTTGGGTTATCTGTAAAACATTTGATATTAATTTGTTTTCCTAACTCCTCAAAACCTTGATAATATTCCACCAGTTCTTCAAGGATGGTATCAAGACGTTTTCCGTGTAAAGGATCTTTAGATTGTTGTTCCATTTTGTAAAAATAGAGATAAAATTGCATTTGGTTACAAACAACATTGAAACAAACTAACTGCAACTGAATTTGGTTACAAACAGGGTTGTTTTAAATAAAATGCAAGCTCCGGAAGTCACAAACAAGATTGAAACAAACCAACTGCAATTGCATTTTGTTACAAACAGGGTTATTTTAAATAAAAGTATTCTGCATTTGGTTACAAACAACATTGAAACAAACTAATTGCAACTGCATTTGGTTACAAACAGGGTTGTTTTAAATAAAATGCAAGCTCCGGAAGTCACAAACAAGATTGAAACAAACCAACTGCAATTGCATTTTGTTACAAACAGGGTTATTTTAAATAAAAGTATTCTGCATTTGGTTACAAACAACTTGAAACAAACCAACTGCAACTGCATTTTGTTACAAACAAGGCTGTTTTAAACAAAATACGCCTCCGGAACTTACAAACTAGGTTGTTTTGAACGACCAAAGATTTTATTCCATTCTCGAAATAGCTAAATAAAAATTACTTTTGAATAAAAAACTGTAGAATTAAATATTGGAATATACGATTGTCCGCAATCTGTCATAATTAAAAATACTTTGTATTTCTTTGTTGAGTTAACGCCTTTATATAACTTAAGGACGGGCAATATTTAAAAATTCCTTGTTTGACCTTGCGTTAAATTAAGAACTATGATAAATTACAGATATGCATATTGAAATACCATCTGAAACAAAGTTTTCTCTACAGAATAGATTAATTTAGCAATACCAATTTTAAAGTAAAATTTACCAAAAATAAAGTTGAGAT contains:
- a CDS encoding peptidylprolyl isomerase — protein: MTIDNNHVVAVKYILHTIEEDGSKILVEETTAENPLTFLYGLGMMIPKFEQNIHGLKAGDTAAFVIQPEEAYGEKQEDAIAQLPIDMFGEAGIPPVGAILPLSDNEGNNFQAFVVEVTPEVVIADLNHPMAGKVLDFQVEILNTRPATEEELSHGHAHGIDGNEAH
- a CDS encoding VF530 family DNA-binding protein, with product MEQQSKDPLHGKRLDTILEELVEYYQGFEELGKQINIKCFTDNPSINSSLKFLRKTDWARTKVESLYLYVLRQKKKQARNKEE